One genomic segment of Musa acuminata AAA Group cultivar baxijiao chromosome BXJ3-3, Cavendish_Baxijiao_AAA, whole genome shotgun sequence includes these proteins:
- the LOC135632646 gene encoding squamosa promoter-binding-like protein 16 isoform X1: protein MEWDPKLPSWGLAELEQTAEAKMGAMAGPSCSVDLKLGGGSGDAGPPEQWRDQPRSTTTTTMACSPSKRARAPSMASQTASCLVDGCRADLSSCKEYHRRHKVCELHSKTPVVVVGGVEQRFCQQCSRFHLLTEFDEEKRSCRKRLDGHNRRRRKPQSESINSPTLLPLYQETMHAGTRFSTYPHVSQILPTQPSWAGIIKTEEDALYTHGHHCFPPGSFSNIYKQDKAAYGRTAMETVSAAESSSRIFSDGLTQVLDSDCALSLLSSPTQTSSINVGRMLSAGVVAVGEPLVSSLQYSGFSCSRVEDDQTGGVLISDADADTDADLHCQDIFHVGGEGSSDVASHSLPFSWQ from the exons ATGGAGTGGGATCCCAAGCTCCCCTCGTGGGGTTTGGCAGAGCTGGAGCAAACTGCTGAAGCCAAGATGGGCGCCATGGCAGGGCCGAGCTGCTCGGTCGACCTGAAGCTTGGGGGCGGCTCAGGTGATGCCGGACCACCTGAGCAATGGAGAGACCAACCTcggtcgacgacgacgacgacgatggccTGCAGTCCATCCAAGCGGGCTCGAGCACCGAGCATGGCGAGCCAGACCGCGTCGTGCTTGGTCGACGGGTGCAGGGCCGATCTCAGCAGCTGCAAGGAGTACCACAGACGCCACAAGGTGTGCGAGCTGCACTCCAAGACTCCGGTTGTGGTGGTGGGTGGCGTCGAGCAGCGCTTCTGTCAGCAGTGCAGCAG GTTTCACTTGCTGACGGAGTTTGATGAGGAGAAACGAAGCTGCAGGAAGCGTTTGGATGGACACAACAGACGCAGAAGAAAGCCTCAATCTGAGTCGATTAATTCTCCCACTCTGCTTCCACTTTATCAAG AAACCATGCATGCAGGGACGAGGTTCTCAACATATCCTCACGTATCTCAGATTCTTCCCACACAGCCCAGCTGGGCTGGAATCATCAAGACGGAGGAAGATGCATTGTACACACATGGCCACCATTGTTTTCCCCCTGGATCCTTCTCCAACATCTACAAACAAGACAAAGCTGCCTACGGCAGAACAGCAATGGAGACCGTCTCTGCAGCAGAAAGTAGCAGCAGGATCTTCTCCGATGGATTAACCCAAGTTCTCGACTCCGAttgtgctctctctcttctgtcatcACCAACTCAGACCTCAAGCATAAACGTCGGCCGGATGCTATCCGCTGGTGTGGTTGCAGTGGGAGAGCCTCTTGTTTCGAGCCTCCAGTACTCGGGGTTCTCATGTTCACGGGTTGAGGACGATCAAACAGGTGGAGTTCTGATCTCTGATGCTGATGCTGATACGGATGCTGATCTCCACTGCCAGGACATTTTTCATGTGGGAGGTGAAGGGTCTTCGGATGTGGCCTCCcattctcttcctttttcttggCAATAG
- the LOC103995508 gene encoding uncharacterized protein LOC103995508, whose product MALYGTSDALMCRAFPTNLRGPARTWYSGLKTRTIASFDQLVKDFELNFLAYTRSKSSAFMIGLRPSRFFWSLVERPPTTVLEMLQRANQFIAAKAWMAGKREEHKRVRPEPAQGQQSATPRRRLDRPDPPALRSPIPPLGASRMEIFLQIREKGQLRPPVPMKNLRELADQSKEPLPHPEGPVERHINVITGGPASGGISMSGRKAYAHSARVDVPRCGPDLEVAFPPEGTKRPEHDNTLVIMAQIANAQVRRIMIDTRSSTDVLYLDAFQKLGLAKEALEPICSALTGFIGDLISPLGAITLPLTLGALPKATTVMSTFLVVDLPTAYNVILGRPTLNKIRVVVSTYHQTVKFPTHAGIGEVWGSPRESR is encoded by the exons ATGGCACTGTATGGAACTTCTGATGCTTTGATGTGCAGAGCATTTCCCACTAACTTGAGGGGCCCGGCCCGCacgtggtacagcggcctgaagaccaGGACTATtgcctccttcgaccagctcgtaaaggacttcgagcttaacttcctggcctaCACCCGGTCGAAATCGTCC gcgtttatgataggcctgcggccttccagattcttctggtctctcgtggagcgaccccccaccacggtACTTGAGATGCTTCAACGGGCGAACCAGTTCATCGCGGCCAAGGCCTGGATGGCCGGGAAGCGGGAGGAGCACAAGAGGGTCAGGCCGGAGCCGGCTCAGGGACAACAGTCTGCCACGCCGAGGCGCAGACTGGACCGACCTGACCCGCCCGCGTTGAGGTCTCCGATACCCCCTTTGGGTGCATCCCGAATGGAGATATTTCTCCAAATAAGGGAAAAAGGGCAGCTCAGGCCCCCCGTCCCGATGAAGAATCTGCGGGAACTCGCTGACCAATCCAA GGAACCCTTACCCCATCCGGAGGGCCCCGTTGAGCGCCACATCAACGTCATCACGGGCGGCCCAGCATCCGGTGGGATCAGTATGTCTGGAAGGAAGGCATACGCCCACTCTGCTAGGGTCGATGTTCCCCGATGCGGCCCCGATCTCGAGGTCGCATTCCCCCCCGAGGGCACAAAGCGACCAGAGCATGACAACACGCTCGTGATAATGGCTCAAATCGCCAACGCCCAGGTGAGGAGAATCATGATCGACACAAGGAGCTCAACCGATGTGCTATATCTTGATGCTTTCCAGAAACTTGGGTTAGCCAAAGAGGCCTTGGAGCCTATCTGCTCGGCGCTCACTGGGTTCATCGGTGACTTGATCTCACCGTTGGGAGCCATCACCTTGCCCTTGACTCTGGGAGCACTGCCCAAAGCAACGACGGTGATGTCCACCTTCTTAGTGGTGGATCTCCCTACGGCATACAATGTCATCCTCGGTCGCCCCACCCTCAACAAGATCAGAGTCGTAGTCTCCACCTACCACCAGACGGTGAAGTTCCCAACCCATGCGGGGATAGGGGAGGTTTGGGGGAGTCCTCGTGAGTCCAGATAG
- the LOC135632645 gene encoding UDP-glycosyltransferase 83A1-like, with translation MGSSPHALFLPYPAQGHVIPLMALAHCLVDHGFKVTFVNTEFNYARLVAALADMEQAASGRIELVTVPDGLDLEDSGARSDIGKLTAGILKAMPPCLEELIRRRGDSDDQITCVIADQGMAWTLEVSKKMGVRAAAIWPASAAVLATMLSIPELIARGVIDANGLPMAEGVFELGPGVLPMNTAYLGWNHLGDRTTRPMLFNYIFNNARATAAADFLLCNSFQELEAPVFAFAPSIIPIGPVRAAHRPGKLVGHLWPEDTACTAWLDGQPPGSVVYVAFGSFTILDRRQFHELALGLELSGRPFLWVVRPDLTDDMADAYPPGFIDRVACKGKMVRWAPQDQVLARPAIGCFISHCGWNSTMEAISNGVPLLCWPYFGDQFVNQTYVCDDWKTGLKMVADESGIITKEEISCKLHELLGDVEVKNRAMALKEAAHRSATDGGSSYQNLTRFVAAMKE, from the exons ATGGGCTCGTCGCCTCACGCACTGTTCCTGCCATACCCTGCACAAGGCCATGTCATCCCCCTCATGGCGCTCGCCCACTGCTTGGTGGACCACGGCTTCAAGGTCACCTTCGTCAACACCGAGTTCAACTACGCGCGCCTCGTCGCCGCCTTGGCCGACATGGAGCAGGCTGCTTCGGGCCGAATCGAGCTCGTAACCGTCCCGGACGGGCTGGATCTGGAAGACTCCGGCGCGCGCAGCGACATCGGGAAGCTGACGGCGGGCATCCTGAAGGCCATGCCGCCCTGCCTGGAGGAGCTGATCCGTAGGAGAGGCGACTCCGACGATCAGATCACGTGCGTGATCGCCGACCAGGGCATGGCCTGGACGCTGGAGGTCTCGAAGAAGATGGGCGTCCGGGCGGCCGCGATCTGGCCTGCGTCGGCGGCGGTGCTCGCCACAATGCTGAGCATCCCGGAGCTGATCGCGCGAGGCGTCATCGACGCGAACG GGTTGCCCATGGCGGAAGGCGTGTTCGAGCTCGGCCCAGGCGTGCTGCCCATGAACACGGCCTACCTTGGCTGGAACCACCTCGGGGATCGGACAACCCGGCCGATGCTCTTCAATTACATCTTCAACAACGCCCGGGCGACCGCCGCGGCCGACTTCCTTCTCTGCAACTCCTTCCAGGAGCTCGAGGCGCCGGTGTTCGCCTTCGCCCCGAGCATAATACCTATAGGGCCGGTGCGGGCGGCGCACCGGCCGGGAAAGCTGGTGGGGCACTTGTGGCCGGAGGACACGGCGTGCACGGCCTGGCTCGACGGGCAGCCGCCCGGCTCGGTGGTGTACGTGGCCTTCGGGAGCTTCACCATCCTCGATCGCCGCCAGTTCCACGAGCTCGCGCTCGGGCTGGAGCTGTCCGGCCGGCCGTTCTTGTGGGTCGTGCGGCCGGACCTGACGGACGACATGGCCGACGCCTACCCGCCGGGATTCATTGACCGGGTCGCCTGCAAGGGGAAGATGGTGAGATGGGCGCCTCAGGACCAGGTGCTTGCTCGCCCTGCCATTGGCTGCTTCATATCACACTGTGGGTGGAACTCGACCATGGAGGCCATCAGCAATGGAGTGCCTCTCCTGTGCTGGCCCTACTTTGGCGACCAGTTCGTCAACCAGACCTATGTTTGTGATGATTGGAAGACTGGTCTGAAGATGGTGGCTGATGAGAGTGGGATCATAACAAAGGAAGAGATCAGCTGCAAGCTGCATGAGTTGCTTGGGGATGTGGAGGTGAAGAACAGGGCAATGGCTTTAAAGGAAGCAGCTCATAGAAGTGCCACCGATGGAGGATCCTCCTACCAAAACCTTACTCGCTTTGTAGCTGCCATGAAAGAATGA
- the LOC135632646 gene encoding squamosa promoter-binding-like protein 16 isoform X2, protein MEWDPKLPSWGLAELEQTAEAKMGAMAGPSCSVDLKLGGGSGDAGPPEQWRDQPRSTTTTTMACSPSKRARAPSMASQTASCLVDGCRADLSSCKEYHRRHKVCELHSKTPVVVVGGVEQRFCQQCSRFHLLTEFDEEKRSCRKRLDGHNRRRRKPQSESINSPTLLPLYQGTRFSTYPHVSQILPTQPSWAGIIKTEEDALYTHGHHCFPPGSFSNIYKQDKAAYGRTAMETVSAAESSSRIFSDGLTQVLDSDCALSLLSSPTQTSSINVGRMLSAGVVAVGEPLVSSLQYSGFSCSRVEDDQTGGVLISDADADTDADLHCQDIFHVGGEGSSDVASHSLPFSWQ, encoded by the exons ATGGAGTGGGATCCCAAGCTCCCCTCGTGGGGTTTGGCAGAGCTGGAGCAAACTGCTGAAGCCAAGATGGGCGCCATGGCAGGGCCGAGCTGCTCGGTCGACCTGAAGCTTGGGGGCGGCTCAGGTGATGCCGGACCACCTGAGCAATGGAGAGACCAACCTcggtcgacgacgacgacgacgatggccTGCAGTCCATCCAAGCGGGCTCGAGCACCGAGCATGGCGAGCCAGACCGCGTCGTGCTTGGTCGACGGGTGCAGGGCCGATCTCAGCAGCTGCAAGGAGTACCACAGACGCCACAAGGTGTGCGAGCTGCACTCCAAGACTCCGGTTGTGGTGGTGGGTGGCGTCGAGCAGCGCTTCTGTCAGCAGTGCAGCAG GTTTCACTTGCTGACGGAGTTTGATGAGGAGAAACGAAGCTGCAGGAAGCGTTTGGATGGACACAACAGACGCAGAAGAAAGCCTCAATCTGAGTCGATTAATTCTCCCACTCTGCTTCCACTTTATCAAG GGACGAGGTTCTCAACATATCCTCACGTATCTCAGATTCTTCCCACACAGCCCAGCTGGGCTGGAATCATCAAGACGGAGGAAGATGCATTGTACACACATGGCCACCATTGTTTTCCCCCTGGATCCTTCTCCAACATCTACAAACAAGACAAAGCTGCCTACGGCAGAACAGCAATGGAGACCGTCTCTGCAGCAGAAAGTAGCAGCAGGATCTTCTCCGATGGATTAACCCAAGTTCTCGACTCCGAttgtgctctctctcttctgtcatcACCAACTCAGACCTCAAGCATAAACGTCGGCCGGATGCTATCCGCTGGTGTGGTTGCAGTGGGAGAGCCTCTTGTTTCGAGCCTCCAGTACTCGGGGTTCTCATGTTCACGGGTTGAGGACGATCAAACAGGTGGAGTTCTGATCTCTGATGCTGATGCTGATACGGATGCTGATCTCCACTGCCAGGACATTTTTCATGTGGGAGGTGAAGGGTCTTCGGATGTGGCCTCCcattctcttcctttttcttggCAATAG